The genome window TTTACAACGTACCGGTCGTAGTTTTGTTCTTTTCGAGAAACTCTTGGCATAGATTTTCCGACATTGGTTTGGCGTAGACATATCCCTGGATGAGATCGACTCCAAATGATTTCAGCAAGCTTGCCTGTTCCTGACTCTCGACCCCTTCGGCAATGACATGCATGTCTAGTGTGTGACCTAGGTTCACGATGGCTCGGACAATAGACGCATCGCTTTGATTATTGGTAATGTCCTTGACGAAGGAACGGTCAATCTTGATGGCATCTACCGGAAATTGTTTTAAATACGCCAGACTCGAATAACCAGTACCAAAATCATCAATCGATAACCTGACCCCAACTTTTTTCAGTTGTTTCAATATATAGATCGCAAAATCATGATCCTCCATGAGCATACTCTCTGTTAATTCGAGCTCGATCATGTCAGGTACAATTTCAGTCTGCTCAATCGCCTGCTGA of Gammaproteobacteria bacterium contains these proteins:
- a CDS encoding EAL domain-containing protein — encoded protein: QQAIEQTEIVPDMIELELTESMLMEDHDFAIYILKQLKKVGVRLSIDDFGTGYSSLAYLKQFPVDAIKIDRSFVKDITNNQSDASIVRAIVNLGHTLDMHVIAEGVESQEQASLLKSFGVDLIQGYVYAKPMSENLCQEFLEKNKTTTGTL